In Ornithorhynchus anatinus isolate Pmale09 chromosome 17, mOrnAna1.pri.v4, whole genome shotgun sequence, the following proteins share a genomic window:
- the LOC100092600 gene encoding keratin-associated protein 13-1-like produces the protein MSYGSCSRSFSSRSLGGSLRFPASFGGSCAPSNLVYRTDACSPYPGGACAFDPCQETCCEPPNCQSSCSASSPCQPPAPCFRPRVSCLPSPCRAPFGASPGFGSPSFGSSGFGSGSCRPLGYGSSNLRSLGYGFGGCRSLGYGSSFSRPACFAPGSLQSSCYPAACGSGFY, from the coding sequence ATGTCTTACGGCAGCTGCTCCAGGAGCTTCTCCTCCCGCTCTCTTGGGGGCTCCCTGCGTTTCCCGGCCTCCTTTGGCGGCTCCTGCGCTCCCAGCAACCTCGTCTACCGCACCGACGCCTGCAGTCCCTACCCGGGGGGAGCCTGTGCCTTCGATCCCTGCCAGGAGACCTGCTGCGAGCCCCCCAACTGTCAGTCCAGCTGCTCCGCCTCCAGCCCCTGCCAGCCTCCAGCCCCGTGCTTCCGCCCCAGGGTCTCCTGCCTCCCGAGCCCCTGCCGGGCACCCTTCGGGGCCTCCCCGGGCTTCGGATCACCGAGCTTCGGATCCTCCGGCTTCGGCTCCGGctcctgtcgacccctgggctacggATCGAGTAACCTCCGATCGCTGGGCTATGGATTCGGAGGGTGTCGATCCCTGGGCTACGGATCCAGCTTCTCCCGCCCGGCCTGCTTCGCCCCAGGGAGTCTGCAGTCTTCCTGTTACCCGGCCGCCTGTGGGTCCGGCTTCTACTGA
- the LOC114817899 gene encoding keratin-associated protein 13-2-like codes for MSYRSCSRNFSSCSVGRSLCFQTSFAGSCSPGNLVYHSNTCSPYSGRARAFGACQDPSCLPGCSVSIPRQTPCFRPRVSCVPGPRRVTCGRSLGRLSLGCGTSSYRSLAYGPVVCRSLSFGSGSCPSLGYGSSVCRSLGFGSGSRLSLGYGSGGCRSLAFRSGCRPSLGYGSNFCRPTCSVVQTRQSLCFRPSCASGFYRPTC; via the coding sequence ATGTCTTACCGCAGTTGTTCCAGAAACTTCTCTTCCTGCTCTGTCGGGCGCTCCCTGTGCTTCCAGACTTCCTTCGCCGGCTCCTGCTCCCCGGGCAACCTTGTCTACCACAGCAATACATGCAGCCCCTActcggggagagcccgggccttcgGTGCCTGCCAGGATCCCAGCTGTCTGCCCGGGTGCTCCGTCTCCATCCCCCGCCAGACCCCGTGCTTCCGCCCCAGGGTCTCTTGCGTCCCAGGCCCCCGCCGGGTGACATGTGGGAGATCTCTGGGTCGCCTATCCCTGGGCTGTGGAACCAGTAGCTACCGATCCCTGGCCTACGGACCTGTCGTCTGCCGATCTCTGAGCTTTGGATCGGGCTCCTGCCCGTCCCTGGGCTACGGGTCCAGCGTCTGCCGATCCCTGGGCTTCGGATCCGGCTCCCGTCTGTCCCTGGGCTACGGTTCCGGTGGCTGCCGATCCCTTGCCTTCCGTTCCGGCTGCCGCCCGTCCCTGGGCTATGGATCCAACTTCTGCCGCCCAACTTGCTCTGTCGTGCAAACTCGCCAGTCCCTTTGTTTCCGGCCAAGCTGCGCATCTGGCTTCTACCGACCGACCTGCTGA